Below is a genomic region from Meleagris gallopavo isolate NT-WF06-2002-E0010 breed Aviagen turkey brand Nicholas breeding stock chromosome 5, Turkey_5.1, whole genome shotgun sequence.
AGCGTCTCAAGTTTCCCAGGActgagaggaaataaaagatcaTGATTCTTATTGAATGTACATACCTATTTCTTGGTCAGGTGGCTCAACATTATAACCATAGCCTGCAAATGTCCTAACAGCTTCACGGAGGCTATCTCTGTTTGATTTTTTAGTACGTTCATCTAGTAATGCATATGGCACTAGCCGAGGATTACGTTTGTTCTTAAGATCCTAAAAAGAGTTACAAGAACAACAAAGTCATATATAAACATGATTAAGAATGCACACAATTAGACAGATAATTGTCTAAAATACTGCTAGGAttacaggaaagaaacaatATTAATGAATAAAAGTTATACAAATTGAAGTAGGAAGACTATTAAACCCAGTTGTTAAGGATGCTAAAAATGTAAAGACAAGACTACAAGAGAAGTATGCAAATATACACTCTCATATGAGTTTCAGACAGGATATCAGGATAAAGTTCTTTATTGAGAAGGTGGTTTGGtttggcactggaacaggttccccagGTGATTGGTCAAGGCACCAAacctgccagagttcaagaagtctttggacagtgctctcaaaAATATGGTTTGAGTTTTGGGTGCTGTGAGTTGGACTTCTTGTCAGTCTCTAGAGGTGTTAGTTGACATccaactgaacatgagccagcattgtgcccagtggccaagaaagccaatggcttGTATCATAAATAGTGTTTGCCATCAGGAACTGgaaagtgattgtccctctgtactcagctctagTGATGGCCCCATCTtgagtactgtattcagtttgAGGCCCCTCTCTACAAGAGACATCGAGGCTCTGGAGCatatccagagaaggacaacaaagcagTGACTcgtctggaacacaagtcttatggggagtggccAAAGGACCTGGGATTGCTTCCTCTGGAGAAACAGAGGCTTAGGGGAGACCTTGCTGCTCTCTACTACTACCTGAAAGGTAGTTGTGATGAGGTGAGGATTGgtctcttctcctgtgtaactaGCGATAGAAGAGATGGGACAGCTTCAAGTTCTGCCAGGGGAAACTGAGGTTGGATGccaggaaaaatttattctccaaaagagtgatcaggcactgaaatgggGCTGCCTAGGGGGATGGataagtcaccatccctggaggtgttcaagaaaagggtagatgtcaCACTGACTAATTTGATCTAGAGTAGTCACAGGCATGAATTGATGatgcactagatgatcttagtggtctttccaaccctaatgattctatgattctttaaactcaggatattctatgattctcataGCCCCATAGGCCTGGCAATCTACTCTTTCCCTGCTCCTTCACTTTTCCCAGACTTCCCAAAACATTCAGTATTAAACCTGTTATTTAAAATTCCCAACTAGTGttctagaaaacaaaattctgtattttttacttACTCCAAATGTGTCTAAAACGTCCTCACCTGCTGAATGCCATAGGTCCATCCTTGCTTTATTCTGTCTTTTGCCCAGACATTATGTGCATTTTCTGCTAGTTTGTCAACTAGAAATTCTTGAGAAGGTAACAATTTCACTTCAGAAAGATCAAGAGGGGCAGGTTTATAACCATTTGACATGATATAACTGCAagtcaacatggaaaaaaaaagatatcccACTGATTTAAAACTTTTTGTGCAATATTAACAGAGAGCAATTCACTTTCTTACTTCACTTTTTCCACTTTCCTGTTTCTTTGTAAAAATTCTGCTTTGCACTTGGtcattaagaacaaaaaacataTTATAGCAGTGTCTCATTTTCTAACTACTTGTACGCTACCTAATTAAATGTGATCCACCTCTGCATGTGGGTGCTTAAAACAGATGCTATGAAAACAAGAAACTGCTATTAAATCACTTTACCTTTCAAGTGTTTTCTATTGTAAGGACCTCTCATGAAATTATCGTTTTTATGTATAGAATATGTTTGCATTATGAAGTATGATGTTTTTGATAGACACCAGTAGGCCACACTTCCATTCTtccaaaagaacaaaacatattttaactATTGTTCTACCCACTCTTCTACTGATTAGTAGGTTTAGTAGACTTTTTGTAGTAGATATCCTCCTCCACAACTGTTTCACATAGTATATAGAGCATACtgctattttaaatatatgcagATGCTCTCTTGATCAAACTATGTAACTTTAATTTGTTAGAGAACTCATGCAGGCAGTATGTATTTTAACAAGGGGTCAGAAAATGATTACAagattttttgttctgttactGAAGACAACAGTATCAAAACAGCATTATGACAGAATGCCTGCAGTATGAACAACAGGAAAggttatttttcccttttttNNNNNNNNNNNNNNNNNNNNNNNNNNNNNNNNNNNNNNNNNNNNNNNNNNNNNNNNNNNNNNNNNNNNNNNNNNNNNNNNNNNNNNNNNNNNNNNNNNNNAAACTGTCATGAACACGCTTGGTTTCTCTGAAAATCCAGCATTTTATAGAACCAAAAATGGTTTGCAAACACACATTCAGGTTTGGCTGGGATGGAGATAACATTCCACACAGTCTATACAGTGCTGGGCTCTTTACCTGTGGCTAGAACAGTGTTGCTATTACACCAGTGTTTTGGCTATCGCTGAGTTGTGCTGGCACAACATCAAAAGGCTGTATCTCCAAATCTCTCCTCACAATAGGTTGGAGATGAGCAAAATTTGGGGACAGGACAGAAAAAGCTAGGGACAGCAGATCTAAAGTGACATTTCATACTCTATCAATTCATGCTCAGCAATATCTGATTCGgcttcaacttcttttttttctttccacaggaACTAACTTGAATTCAAGAGTAAAAACATTCAACTTTCAAactttgaagttttcttttaataaagtatataaaacatatatatatgttatgAACTGATCAACACTCGTCAACCTTCGCAGTGCTTTGCAGCAGTAGTGtgaaggctttttaaaaagaaagctcaTTAAACTATCTGCTTGGTACCATTCAACAGAACTGAGACTGTCTGGCCTACAGGTGGAATCTCATAAGTATATTTACGTATCTGAAAGGAGGATGTAAACcagatggagccaggatctTCTATGTGGTACTCAGTGAGAGAACAAGAGGCACAAACTAAAATACAAGAGGATCTGTCTGAACGTCAGGAAGCATTTTTACTCTGATAGTAAGATAGCACAAACACAGATAGTCCAGAACGTTAACAGAGTCTCTCCAATTTAGGAGACATCCATACTGATAATATCTAGACAGAATTTTGCCCAGGTCCTTAACTTCAGAAACACATATAcaagggttgctctgaaagtaatgcctcctatgttatTGTTTTGGCCCATTATggaagtggatgttggtggtatagcaGGAGACGTTtaacctttccaccaatattccactacattttgttgctgtgcaacagatgacAGTGGATGGTCAGTCTGACTaagtggcatctgacatggaagtgcatatcAAACAAaggtatgtcactgaattcctccaacTTCAATCTTGCAATCTTATTCTAACAGTTGTCTCAATGCTACCTTAATTATATGCCTTAAGGTAGTAACAATCTGGTATAGCTTTATCTTCTTTACAGAAGGCTATAAATTCTATACTACCTATTTTTTGAGACTGCACAGAAGAAATACCTATCCCATATCAATTGGTCAgaactcaaaacaaaaacaaaaccttgcATGTTAAAAGCTAgccctttaaaaaataaaatagcaactGGAAAAGAATCCTGTCACACATCTTGGTACTGAGTAGTAGACAGTTTCTTATGAAggaacagaaatttaaaatagaattagGCTGTAAAGAAGGAAGGTTTTggatttcaaaaaaaaaaacaaaaaacaaaaaagaaaaacaaaaaaaaacaacaaaccccaCAAACTATAAGTACAAACATGTCAAATTCAGAATTCTTGAGTCAAGTTCACTGTGCCCCCTTTCTTTTAttgcagattttcattttcaaacaacaacaacaacaaaaaatgaaaacaagaacacAATATTTCCAACACTTGCATCACAGAAGTACATATACAGGAATAAAACTTACTAGGCGATTTATCTTCTTCTTCTCTGGGCTctattttttctggttttggtgGACCTTTGATTTTGTATATTAATGAACGAAGCTTGCCAGTCAAGGAGGaatcttcctcttcctcttcctcctcttctagTGGAATACCTTagcagataataaaaataataagaacaaATTCTTAACATTTGAAGATGAatgcttttaatatttcaaaaatacaaagtatCTACAGGGCAATTCTTTAACCAGCAAGTttcatataggaaaaaaaaaaacgtgtTAAGGCCAGCAACTTTAAGATGTTAGCTGCAGCACCACctcttagaaataaaatacatttatttcagtacaCACATTTCTTACACCCAGATTTATATTACTTAAGGAGGTGGTGTCTTTTTGACTACTGTGTTATGTCAATTAGTTTTGACTCAGATTCATGTTTGATTAAATATGTGACTCATTATTTTATAATGCATAACATAAGCTAAAGAAATATATGACTATATCCCACAATACAGTACAACTTTTGAGATATTTAGCAGccataaataaatttattaacTGACATTAAAATTGTTAAAGAGAAGATGTTTGAAGATGTTTTACTAGCAATAAAgaattttccttgaaaaataaaatgtatctgAAGGGATACTGTTTTTCAGGTAGTTCGCTACAGTTAACTTCACTGCTTCACaaccaaattattttcaaatctttCACACCTCTTAGCGATGATCAGGTACCACATATCACAATcacaagcacagagcagctaagcttgttttcttcagaCCAGAGCTAACTGGGCAGTGATAAAATTTAAGTTTTTGCTGTTTGGCTGGTTGGTCAAAGTGAATGTGGTTCTTAGCACCgagaaaatgaaaagactttCATAGAGAACAATAAAATGGTACGAGCCTgagaagatggggaaaaaaacctacaGAGGCTATAATTGATAATACAAAAAGAAACTAAGAAAGAGAATAACAACTGAAATGTGGTATTTGGTTGGAGAAAGTATGCAAGTGACAGCTCACAAGGAGAGAGTCTAAGTGACTAAGTGACtaggaacaaaaaaaacaaaggcagtCATTGAGAATGAATTAGAAACTGAAATCTAAGCCTACATAAGGGATTAGAggaatgagaaaaatgtgaatggTTTGGCAAAATGAAAAGCTAAGAATGAAGGAAGGatacaggaaggaagaaataagaagaGGAAGTAAggagacagaagagaaagaagacaagGACATTAAGGAAATCAAGAAATTATCTGGCACTGGAAAACATAGCCTAAGGCTTGGAAGCAAAAGAAACTGACTGGACAACTCTTGAAAATCTGAAACAGACAGACAAGAAGAGACACACAGGGATGATTCatagattcacagaatggcctagATTGATAAGgacatcaaagatcatctagtttcaaccctctcTGCCAcggacagggttgccaaccagcagaccaggatgcccagagccacatccagcctggccttgaatgcctctagggatgggtTTCTCTGAAAATCTGGGGCATTCACAATCTCCTTGGGCTACCTGTTCTggtgcatcaccaccctctgagtgaaaatcTTCCTTTAAACATCTAATCTGAATATCAagtcttattttaaaaccattccctcttgtcctattgctatcaaCCAATGTAAACAGTCACTCCTATTTATATGCTCttttcaagtactagaaggtcacaatgaggtctcctcggagccttctctactccaagctaaacaagcccagttcccccaacctttcttcatgggagaggtgctccagccctctgatcatcttagtggccctcctctggacctgttcctagagctctgcatccttcttgtgctgggggacCCAGGCCTGGATGAGTACTCTAGATACTGCCTTATAAGAGTTGGGTAGAGGGAGATGTAGTTAAGACAGTATCAGAGTAGAGAAAGCAGCATCTTATTCACTGCTCCGTACCAGACATCATTCATTCTCCATCTTCTAAGAGCTGCAACCCATTCAGAAACTGACCAgctagttttgctttttgttaatCACTTAATTCAAGTGGTAGAGGTCTGTGCACTATAATCCAGTAGTTCTAACCCAGCAAAAGAACCAGCTAAGTGTAAAACTGATATTATACAATACGATTGCTCTAAATTTGTTTCGTTTACAACCAAGAAATTGTACACAAAAATTATGATAGAGGATTATTATTTTGCTGGCAACTTTAATCACTCACAGTTAGGACATGCTAGGGTTAAGACTGCCTGAATAACTTTAATCCAGACTATTTGTGTATATTTGCTATGATGAAGCCTTTAATTACATGATTGCatacatatttttccatttagaCTGCGAAGTTCACTTAGTATTAAAAAGCTGTGTAAATATTCCAAGCACAACTCATATTCAGTTTTATCTGCAGCTGTAACAGTTCTGTACTGATTTTCAAGACTAAGCCAGGATGCAGATTTATGAAGTATTTCTCCGTGTAATCCCCTATGATAAATCTGTATAAAGTCATGAACATTGTTCTGTTTAGGATGCAGAAGAACATTACAGTATTTTAATTGCTGGACTACTTTCCTATCTCCTTCgacataaaaattaataaagcaGTAAACAAAAGTACACCTCTAAAATACTACCAGCAACAAGACTTCACAGTAACAAGAAACGTATTTCCACCTAAGGTGGGATCTCTGTAACCTTCATCCTGGAGTCCTCAGAGAGCTCTGTGATGCCAAATATCTTTGAAAACCTTGAGAAACCGTTGAGAAACATGCTCAAGTGCTAACTGAATAATGAAGACCGCGTTatcttttttaacaaaaatggGTAGAATATAGAGTAGCTGAAAGGATATGGACCATTCACTTTAatgcttgaaagaaaaatgctgaaataaaagaaacaaagtttctGATAAACACTAAAAAGAAAGGATCAGTGACAACCAACATAGGATTGTCAAGAGCAAATCACATTAAACTAACTTAATTTCCACCCATAACATAATTAGACTTACAGATACAAATCTTAATATCATCCCACACGATGTCCTCATAGAGAATCTGATGAAACACAAACTAAATACTGACCCATTTTATGTTGAGTTCCAGGCTAGCCGAACTAAAGTAATTGGCTTATCACAAATTCACAGCTAGATGGTTGCTGGAGATTTTAACAGCGTACCCAGAAATACGATCACAAGCAGAAA
It encodes:
- the LOC104911163 gene encoding ryanodine receptor 3-like; translation: MSNGYKPAPLDLSEVKLLPSQEFLVDKLAENAHNVWAKDRIKQGWTYGIQQDLKNKRNPRLVPYALLDERTKKSNRDSLREAVRTFAGYGYNVEPPDQEIADQTLEKVSIDKIRFFRVEQSYAVKSGKWYFEFEAVTGGDMRVGWARPGCRPDIELGADDQAFVFEGSKVSAFSPFYYF